In Bacteroidota bacterium, a single window of DNA contains:
- a CDS encoding transketolase: MFSAGITDIKKLKEIATQVRRDIVRMVHAVQSGHPGGSLGCADYLTALYFNILNHDQKNFTIEGQGEDIFILSNGHISPVLYSVLARNGYFPISELSTFRKLNSRLQGHPATMEHLPGIRVATGSLGQGLSFATGIALQKKLDKDPSLVYVNLGDGELQEGQNWEAIMYAAHNQVDNLIATVDFNKQQIDGSTVDIMGFNNLRNKFESFGWLVMEMDGNNMEQILQIMKEAKSKAGMQKPIVVLMKTEMGAGVDFMMGSHKWHGIPPSDQQLADALAQLPETLGDY, from the coding sequence ATGTTTTCAGCAGGTATAACCGATATAAAAAAACTCAAAGAGATAGCCACCCAAGTTAGGCGCGATATTGTCAGGATGGTTCATGCGGTTCAATCCGGACACCCCGGTGGCTCTCTGGGTTGTGCAGATTATTTGACCGCATTATATTTTAATATCTTGAACCATGACCAAAAAAATTTCACCATTGAAGGTCAGGGAGAGGATATTTTTATTTTGAGCAATGGTCATATAAGTCCGGTATTATATAGTGTTTTAGCACGTAATGGCTATTTTCCTATAAGTGAGCTTTCTACTTTCAGAAAGTTAAATTCAAGATTACAAGGGCATCCGGCTACTATGGAGCATTTACCCGGCATAAGAGTAGCAACAGGTTCGCTGGGACAGGGTTTGAGTTTTGCTACCGGCATTGCACTGCAAAAGAAATTGGATAAAGACCCAAGCTTGGTTTATGTTAATTTGGGTGACGGAGAATTGCAAGAAGGTCAAAATTGGGAAGCCATCATGTATGCTGCCCATAACCAAGTTGATAACCTTATTGCAACAGTTGATTTTAACAAACAGCAAATAGACGGTTCAACTGTGGACATCATGGGTTTCAACAATCTTCGAAATAAGTTTGAATCCTTTGGCTGGCTTGTGATGGAGATGGATGGAAATAATATGGAACAAATCTTGCAAATCATGAAAGAAGCAAAGTCAAAAGCAGGAATGCAAAAACCGATTGTAGTTTTGATGAAAACAGAAATGGGAGCAGGAGTGGACTTCATGATGGGTTCGCACAAATGGCATGGAATTCCACCCAGTGACCAACAGTTAGCAGATGCACTTGCTCAATTACCGGAAACCTTGGGTGATTACTAA
- a CDS encoding VWA domain-containing protein, with the protein MNSIFKKISFFCLLAFLQSNIPLWGQAQTKTPNTKSRILIIFDASGSMNAQFGSTDRMTAAKEMLYKLVDSLATFPNVELALRVYGHQTDLKFNDCNDTKLEIPFAPYNHELIKKKVSTLRPRGYTPIARSLGQAANDFPQDNKSVRNIIILITDGLEECDGNPCEVSQELQKKGIFLKPFIIGVGSDPDVFRKFFSCAGNYYDANSMNEFETVVGVVISQALNATSCQINLVDGNKKPLETNVNMTIYDAVTGVELYNYYHTMNAYGVPDTLFLDPMRRYNIRVHTMPNIYKENISLIPGKHNIIALDAGQGTLKLVVDGVTRYDRLQAIIRLKGDMTTVNAQDFNTSKKYLNGEYDIEILSTPPIFVNVKITQDKTTEIKIPQPGKLNLTKTKDYVAAIYRIEGGKTIWVADIEDKKVNQVIVMQPGNYIVIGRARSETKTIYTFQKEFTVFSGRVTDFTF; encoded by the coding sequence ATGAATTCCATCTTCAAAAAAATCTCATTTTTCTGTCTATTAGCATTTTTGCAGAGCAATATTCCTTTATGGGGACAAGCTCAAACCAAAACCCCTAATACAAAGTCGCGCATACTCATCATTTTTGATGCTTCCGGAAGCATGAATGCACAATTTGGCAGCACAGATCGTATGACTGCTGCAAAAGAGATGCTGTACAAGCTGGTAGATAGCTTAGCGACTTTCCCCAATGTAGAACTTGCGTTGCGCGTTTATGGACATCAAACAGACTTGAAATTTAACGATTGTAATGACACTAAATTAGAAATTCCATTTGCCCCTTATAATCACGAATTGATAAAGAAGAAAGTTTCGACATTAAGACCCCGAGGATACACACCTATTGCACGTTCCTTAGGTCAAGCAGCTAATGACTTTCCTCAGGATAACAAAAGCGTTAGAAATATCATTATTCTCATCACGGATGGATTGGAAGAATGTGACGGAAACCCGTGTGAGGTAAGCCAGGAGTTACAAAAGAAAGGGATTTTCTTAAAACCATTTATTATAGGCGTTGGTTCCGACCCCGATGTATTCAGAAAGTTTTTCTCTTGTGCCGGCAACTACTATGATGCAAATTCAATGAACGAGTTTGAAACCGTTGTAGGTGTAGTGATTTCCCAAGCATTAAATGCCACAAGTTGTCAAATTAACTTGGTAGATGGAAACAAAAAACCATTAGAAACCAATGTAAACATGACCATTTATGATGCTGTAACCGGTGTTGAGCTCTATAACTATTACCATACCATGAATGCTTATGGCGTACCGGACACTTTGTTTTTAGACCCCATGCGCAGATATAATATTAGGGTACACACAATGCCCAATATATACAAGGAAAACATTTCTCTGATTCCCGGCAAACACAACATTATTGCATTAGACGCGGGACAAGGCACTCTAAAATTGGTGGTGGACGGTGTTACAAGATATGACAGATTACAAGCCATTATTAGGTTAAAAGGAGATATGACGACTGTAAATGCTCAAGATTTTAACACCTCCAAGAAATACCTCAATGGTGAATATGATATAGAAATTCTTTCGACACCTCCCATCTTTGTGAATGTTAAAATAACACAAGATAAAACTACCGAAATAAAAATCCCTCAACCGGGCAAATTAAATCTTACAAAAACAAAAGACTATGTAGCTGCAATATATAGAATCGAAGGAGGTAAAACCATTTGGGTTGCTGATATTGAGGATAAAAAAGTCAATCAAGTAATAGTCATGCAACCGGGCAACTATATTGTAATAGGAAGAGCAAGAAGTGAAACAAAAACTATTTATACATTCCAAAAAGAGTTTACTGTGTTTTCGGGCAGAGTAACAGATTTTACATTCTAA
- a CDS encoding transketolase family protein: MSISTQITEMKDTRSGFGAGLLEAGKQNKDIVALCADLTGSLKMDAFQKEFPNRFFQVGIAEANMMGIAAGLASGGKIPFTGTFANFSTGRVYDQIRQSIAYSDKNVKICASHAGLTLGEDGATHQILEDIGLMKMLPGMVVINPCDYNQTKAATLAIASYRGPVYLRFGRPKWPVFTDANQKFEIGKAWQIQQGADVSIFATGHMVWEAILAATELQKEGISADLINIHTIKPLDEESIINSVKKTGCAVSAEEHNRIGGLGDSIAQTLAKHYPAPQEYVAVNDSFGESGTPEELLVKYGLTAKDIYNAAKRTMQRKS, translated from the coding sequence ATGAGTATCAGTACACAAATAACAGAAATGAAAGATACCCGTTCCGGATTTGGAGCGGGCTTATTAGAAGCGGGAAAACAAAATAAAGATATAGTGGCACTCTGTGCTGACCTCACCGGTTCTTTGAAAATGGATGCTTTTCAAAAGGAATTTCCAAACCGTTTTTTTCAGGTTGGAATAGCAGAAGCAAACATGATGGGAATAGCCGCAGGGCTGGCTTCCGGAGGCAAAATTCCTTTTACAGGTACTTTTGCAAATTTCTCTACCGGCAGGGTTTATGACCAAATCCGACAATCCATTGCCTATTCTGATAAGAATGTGAAAATATGTGCTTCTCATGCAGGACTCACTCTCGGAGAAGACGGTGCTACACATCAAATTTTGGAAGACATCGGGCTGATGAAAATGTTACCAGGCATGGTGGTTATCAATCCATGCGATTACAATCAAACAAAAGCCGCTACATTAGCAATTGCAAGCTATCGAGGACCTGTTTACCTTCGCTTTGGCAGACCAAAATGGCCTGTATTTACCGATGCTAACCAGAAGTTTGAAATAGGCAAAGCGTGGCAAATCCAACAGGGAGCTGATGTGAGTATATTTGCTACCGGACACATGGTTTGGGAAGCCATTTTAGCAGCAACAGAACTCCAAAAAGAAGGCATTTCTGCAGATTTAATTAATATTCATACAATAAAACCTCTTGATGAAGAATCAATCATCAATTCGGTTAAGAAAACCGGTTGTGCTGTGAGTGCGGAGGAACATAATAGAATTGGCGGGCTTGGTGATAGTATTGCCCAAACTCTTGCAAAACATTACCCTGCGCCACAAGAATATGTTGCTGTAAATGATAGCTTTGGTGAAAGCGGAACTCCGGAAGAATTGTTGGTGAAATATGGATTGACTGCAAAAGACATTTATAATGCTGCTAAGCGAACAATGCAAAGAAAGAGTTAA
- a CDS encoding phosphoribosyltransferase — translation MEKRDYILNDAQIRQKVKRIAYEILENNLNEKLVYFGGIGERGGLLAKLIAEEVNKLNEIKTELFSISINKGVILGIDMHKLRNQTIIIVDDVLNTGKTLMDILVVIAANDPRRIETCFLAQRSHRKFPVKGDYVGISMATTFQEHICFDASNPQNLSVYLE, via the coding sequence ATGGAAAAGAGGGATTACATCTTGAATGATGCGCAAATTCGACAAAAGGTTAAAAGGATTGCGTATGAAATTTTAGAAAATAATCTAAATGAAAAATTGGTTTATTTCGGAGGAATTGGTGAACGTGGAGGGCTTTTAGCCAAATTAATCGCTGAAGAGGTAAACAAGTTGAACGAAATCAAAACGGAGCTTTTTTCTATCTCTATCAATAAGGGTGTTATTCTGGGTATAGATATGCATAAACTCAGAAACCAAACTATTATTATAGTTGATGATGTATTAAATACAGGCAAAACATTAATGGATATTTTGGTCGTAATTGCAGCCAATGACCCCAGACGTATTGAAACTTGTTTTCTTGCCCAGCGCAGCCACAGAAAATTCCCTGTTAAAGGAGATTATGTAGGGATTTCTATGGCAACTACATTCCAGGAACATATTTGTTTCGATGCTTCAAATCCTCAAAATTTGAGTGTTTACTTGGAGTAA
- a CDS encoding type B 50S ribosomal protein L31, whose amino-acid sequence MKKDIHPSSYRHVVFKDMSSDYEFLTKSCVNTKETIKWKDGNEYPLFKLEISDKSHPFFTGKQTFIDTAGRVDKFNKRYAKK is encoded by the coding sequence ATGAAAAAAGACATTCACCCAAGCAGTTATAGACATGTAGTATTTAAAGACATGTCTTCAGATTATGAGTTTCTGACCAAGTCATGTGTTAACACAAAAGAAACCATCAAGTGGAAAGACGGCAACGAGTATCCATTGTTTAAGTTAGAGATTTCCGACAAATCACACCCTTTCTTTACAGGTAAACAAACCTTTATTGATACCGCTGGAAGGGTTGATAAATTTAATAAGCGTTACGCTAAGAAATAA
- a CDS encoding class I SAM-dependent methyltransferase, translated as MQKAVGFPTAFFYFCKALSLITYSDYVELREKIYSSRLSFFLGKLSLSAQKRVQSHWNAGELPPNNWWNIPLIRKRWNEKITGSKDISYIQYLADTYLSEKTNLSMLSVGCGTGSQEIEFLNTQKFAHIDAIDIAHNNIEYAHTRTTDNKLRFIHNSFENFKTEIKYDLILFHSSLHHLNRLETVILRVKSMLTKGGILVIHEYTGPDRINWNREQVECANNLLKTIPLEKRRYLSGKIKSKQTAPGKLRMIIADPSEAVESSSILPLLQTHLKTLEMKGYGGNVLVPLLKGISHHFIDEDTENTLLLEKFFKDEDLFLKNYRDDYHFGVWA; from the coding sequence ATGCAAAAGGCTGTCGGGTTTCCTACAGCCTTTTTTTATTTTTGTAAAGCCTTGAGTCTGATTACTTATTCTGATTATGTTGAACTGAGAGAAAAAATATACTCATCCAGATTGTCTTTTTTTCTTGGCAAACTCTCTTTGAGTGCTCAAAAGAGAGTACAATCTCATTGGAATGCAGGAGAACTTCCGCCTAATAATTGGTGGAATATTCCACTTATCAGAAAAAGATGGAATGAAAAAATCACGGGCAGTAAGGATATATCCTACATCCAATATTTAGCAGACACCTATTTGTCCGAAAAAACGAATCTCAGTATGCTTTCTGTTGGATGTGGAACCGGAAGTCAGGAAATCGAATTCTTGAATACCCAAAAGTTTGCACACATAGATGCCATTGATATTGCACACAATAATATTGAATATGCACACACAAGAACGACCGACAACAAGCTCCGCTTCATTCACAACAGTTTTGAAAATTTTAAGACAGAAATCAAATATGATTTGATTTTGTTTCATTCTTCACTGCACCATTTGAACCGACTGGAAACCGTTATATTGCGAGTAAAAAGCATGTTGACTAAGGGCGGAATCCTTGTCATACATGAATATACAGGTCCTGACAGAATCAATTGGAATAGAGAGCAAGTAGAATGTGCCAATAACCTTCTTAAAACCATCCCTTTAGAAAAAAGGCGGTATTTGAGTGGAAAGATTAAGTCAAAGCAAACTGCTCCCGGCAAACTCAGAATGATTATTGCCGACCCTTCTGAGGCAGTCGAATCATCATCAATTCTTCCGCTATTGCAAACCCATTTGAAGACTTTGGAAATGAAAGGGTATGGTGGCAATGTTTTAGTTCCATTATTGAAAGGAATAAGCCATCATTTTATTGATGAAGATACAGAAAACACTCTCTTACTTGAAAAGTTTTTTAAAGATGAAGATTTGTTTTTAAAGAATTATCGGGACGATTATCATTTCGGAGTTTGGGCATAA
- a CDS encoding PKD domain-containing protein gives MSNFYNFNWSQKVMMGFIPILFFIAIRPANAQTSNQTNQVVSSNIGYVPGYSVKLYPDLNGQSEIVSERTQTTKTILLGNGSAKLMSFAGPIHYKKGNKWEDIDLTILPNQSGTFMDYPYANLGNSFQTYYSSNPTQQPIITITEDGHKITEMVTKVYASNSKNKNSVKNFKLSATVVANLEGQNIIYSDIYPSLDIKYSQNNMGRNFDLIIRDRSFIEQIPSQFQKLMIEETVTIPENWIAVKEDNTINFYVGTQIMASIPQPMMREDSRAAKNYKSEEDFLCKGDITFEREGNTLKLITGFPLDWMREEARVFPLALDPIWTIKPTNATYWTGYQSSSSAKNNGMLYIGSTYTAWAKFNIPNVAGATVMSVKYYGASYYPGQEYDKYVYIHSMGTVDPVADVAANIWNAITGGAIFTSTYRWNNPVTKNNGTSAPTVDDYTGSDALGAAANTYVQSRMGNFISLGFNYASGDNSYYNAQGAYNSVAPPYIEVIYCTGACSGTPTAGTLSAQGFACSGQNFALKLAGPTLSCGITMQWQKSTSSASGPWSTFGNEMREDMTTSQTATTWYRVSLLCSNSGLSSSSNVIQVNTVKNTYGADSYTIDKGSAATRKNFQSFTNLSDSLSCHGISAAITVNVVSASGPYNEQLILKKIPGSSTSKTITINGNGETLQFNSTTAANNFVLEFGQDASYYTFKNMKMTNTNTSFARILHLPKNNEYITFDNVEFIGYKSATTSVNHAIVYEEPNVISNFWSFKNCKFTDGSYGLYIYSSSSNGAGQSAQNLRVENCQFIDQYYMGIRVYYYAGLQFYRNLIYSTKSYTNYNGMYLYWIMCPIQDNRTIIDGNKIYYNNGGYGMYLQYLGVNTSYPSVDWHFLISNNVINIGPGPSLSTLTRGIYITNQSNSQFYHNTVNVSSGDNTNSAGFWFQGAYTTSASQGRVDLLNNLFSSEGNAAAFYLGSTNITTTNVTIDNNNLYSKGSSLGNYIGSMISDIATWRSTSGYDLNSGNLDPAYQDDSRPYSNLHITNAALHDKTPYLSSIPYDADLRVRKSTGTDPGGLVSIKDLSVTMASSTFTAPFCGRDYPIDLQVTNTGNFPFVGDIYFKIKINGGTRVYLDTISYNLSPGESKSLVMNRAVNLVGGRINTIEISILNTDEQMSNNAFTYSSPYLDVSPSGSVLTKVTTGTGVAPTEQHPFWKSIAGETWTYKVSAPNGFANGDYGMPTGYNVYTRAYEKIGGNLLPPSTTTYTHNMVTGGEWTLNIPDKSYDGKAIIYELRFENVATLCDSTILMEVLVVDDGTPDFQINSTTCEHTIVEIENLSTVSSGYLSHKWDFGNGEVSSKTNPTPIYNTAGTYQITLRTRTVPFGFEKTITKSITINPTPNATFVHTDACFGSPITLTNTSTNIVGVPTTEWDYGDGQTGVSTNGTAIYNNPGRFIVTLTVTSDKGCIDIFQKGVTSYAIPVPNFDFPALKCMGNGVQFDNKTTIAFSNWSSVWKFGAGEGSSTDKDPLYSFKNIGNANVKLIAKSEFGCTDSITKLVKVEPSPIINITNSDACVGLPTIFNSNVDVPGGLTVDYKWNIDFVNYTDATPSVIFKYADYESVNLTATFSNGCKSSASIRVQSVHKPKSDFIVKGSVCSGEMIDIYNTTVVKFGTPKYTWIMGDGKIYNNELAPKHVYSNNAPKDYSITLVSKSMLGTCPDSITKTISAGVTPICDFTSNHNYTFGYRGFDFKAISQSGVQYAWDFGDGSTSSEQSPTHQFTRDAVFNVKLKITSPEGCSCEKILGHSVANLDVSDVLTNAGINVYPNPTTGVINFANSGSSVLSSVTVVNALGSVVLSNTLNSLENVFTVDLTGHAAGVYLIQIKMFEGKIYTQKIILEK, from the coding sequence ATGAGTAATTTTTACAATTTCAATTGGTCGCAAAAAGTAATGATGGGATTCATTCCTATCCTATTTTTTATTGCAATTAGACCTGCTAATGCTCAAACGAGCAATCAAACAAATCAAGTAGTTTCAAGCAATATTGGGTATGTACCCGGATATTCAGTCAAACTCTATCCCGACCTAAACGGTCAATCAGAGATTGTATCTGAAAGAACCCAAACAACAAAAACTATATTGCTGGGCAATGGAAGTGCTAAATTAATGTCATTTGCCGGTCCTATTCACTATAAAAAAGGAAATAAATGGGAAGACATTGATTTGACCATTTTGCCAAATCAAAGCGGCACTTTTATGGATTATCCCTATGCTAATTTGGGTAATAGTTTTCAAACTTATTATTCTTCAAATCCTACTCAACAGCCCATTATTACTATCACAGAAGATGGGCATAAAATCACAGAGATGGTTACGAAGGTTTATGCTTCAAACAGTAAAAACAAGAATTCAGTAAAAAATTTCAAACTTTCTGCAACAGTTGTAGCTAACCTTGAAGGTCAAAATATTATTTATTCAGATATCTATCCTTCGTTGGACATCAAATATTCTCAAAATAATATGGGTAGAAACTTTGATTTGATTATCAGAGACAGAAGTTTTATAGAGCAAATCCCCTCTCAATTTCAAAAATTGATGATTGAGGAAACCGTAACTATACCTGAAAATTGGATAGCAGTAAAAGAAGATAACACAATCAATTTCTATGTAGGCACGCAAATCATGGCAAGTATTCCCCAACCTATGATGCGTGAGGACTCTAGGGCTGCCAAAAACTATAAATCAGAAGAAGATTTTCTATGCAAAGGAGATATCACTTTTGAAAGAGAAGGAAATACACTTAAACTTATAACCGGTTTTCCTTTAGACTGGATGAGGGAAGAAGCTCGGGTATTTCCTTTGGCTCTTGACCCGATATGGACTATAAAGCCAACAAATGCAACCTATTGGACAGGTTATCAAAGTTCATCGTCTGCAAAGAACAATGGAATGTTATATATTGGAAGTACCTATACCGCTTGGGCTAAGTTTAACATCCCCAACGTTGCGGGCGCAACTGTTATGTCGGTTAAATATTATGGCGCTTCTTATTATCCCGGACAGGAATATGACAAATATGTATATATTCATTCTATGGGTACAGTTGACCCTGTAGCAGATGTTGCAGCTAATATTTGGAACGCAATCACGGGTGGTGCTATTTTTACAAGCACTTATCGTTGGAATAATCCGGTTACTAAAAATAATGGAACTTCTGCTCCAACAGTAGATGATTATACCGGTTCGGATGCTCTCGGGGCGGCTGCGAATACCTATGTTCAAAGCAGAATGGGTAATTTTATTTCATTAGGTTTTAACTATGCCTCAGGTGATAATTCATACTATAATGCACAAGGAGCTTATAATTCTGTAGCACCTCCTTATATTGAAGTAATCTATTGTACAGGTGCATGTTCCGGAACACCTACAGCAGGAACTCTCAGTGCGCAAGGTTTTGCATGTTCAGGTCAGAATTTTGCGTTAAAATTGGCAGGACCTACTTTATCTTGTGGTATTACAATGCAATGGCAAAAATCTACATCCAGTGCTTCCGGTCCTTGGAGCACATTTGGCAATGAGATGAGAGAAGATATGACTACTTCACAAACTGCTACAACATGGTATAGAGTATCTTTACTTTGCAGTAACTCAGGGCTGTCAAGCTCTAGCAATGTTATACAAGTTAATACTGTTAAAAACACCTATGGAGCGGATAGCTATACCATTGATAAAGGCTCTGCCGCAACACGCAAAAACTTCCAAAGCTTTACAAACCTGTCGGATTCTTTGTCATGTCATGGAATTTCGGCTGCCATTACTGTCAATGTTGTGTCGGCTTCCGGTCCGTATAATGAACAATTAATACTTAAAAAAATACCCGGTTCCAGTACTTCTAAAACAATTACTATAAATGGCAACGGAGAAACTTTGCAATTTAATTCTACTACTGCTGCCAATAATTTTGTGCTTGAGTTTGGACAAGATGCAAGTTATTATACTTTCAAGAATATGAAGATGACAAACACAAATACTTCTTTTGCCAGAATACTGCATCTTCCTAAAAACAATGAGTATATTACATTTGATAATGTTGAATTTATAGGGTATAAGTCTGCTACAACATCAGTGAATCATGCGATTGTTTATGAAGAACCTAATGTCATATCTAATTTCTGGAGCTTTAAAAATTGCAAGTTTACAGACGGTTCTTACGGGTTATACATTTATTCTTCAAGTAGTAATGGAGCCGGACAATCTGCACAGAATCTAAGAGTGGAAAACTGTCAGTTTATTGATCAATATTATATGGGTATTAGGGTGTATTATTATGCGGGGCTTCAATTTTATAGAAACCTAATATATTCAACAAAAAGCTATACCAACTATAATGGCATGTACCTATATTGGATTATGTGCCCTATACAGGATAACAGAACTATTATTGACGGGAATAAAATTTATTATAACAACGGTGGGTATGGAATGTATCTCCAGTATTTAGGTGTAAATACTTCTTACCCTAGTGTCGATTGGCATTTTTTAATATCTAATAATGTGATAAATATCGGTCCGGGTCCATCTTTGTCTACACTGACCAGAGGGATTTATATTACCAATCAATCTAATTCCCAGTTTTATCATAATACTGTTAATGTGTCTTCAGGTGATAATACAAATTCAGCAGGATTTTGGTTCCAAGGGGCATATACTACTTCAGCCTCACAAGGAAGAGTGGATTTGCTTAATAATTTGTTTTCAAGTGAAGGGAATGCAGCCGCATTTTATCTCGGCAGTACAAACATTACAACGACCAATGTAACAATTGATAATAATAACTTATACTCAAAAGGCAGTAGCCTTGGAAATTATATAGGTTCGATGATATCTGATATTGCAACTTGGAGGAGTACTTCAGGTTATGATTTAAACTCCGGAAATTTAGACCCTGCTTATCAAGATGATAGCCGCCCTTATTCTAACTTACATATCACCAATGCTGCACTTCATGATAAAACTCCGTATTTGTCAAGTATCCCTTATGATGCTGATTTGAGAGTGAGAAAATCAACAGGAACAGATCCCGGAGGGTTGGTGTCTATTAAAGATTTGTCTGTAACAATGGCATCGAGCACTTTCACTGCACCTTTCTGTGGAAGAGATTATCCGATTGATTTGCAAGTGACAAATACCGGTAATTTTCCCTTTGTCGGAGATATTTATTTTAAAATTAAAATTAATGGAGGCACAAGAGTTTATTTAGATACAATCTCGTATAATCTTAGCCCGGGTGAATCCAAATCTTTAGTAATGAATAGAGCCGTAAACCTCGTGGGAGGGCGAATTAATACTATAGAGATTAGTATATTAAATACAGATGAACAGATGTCTAATAATGCATTCACATACTCTTCACCTTATTTAGACGTTAGTCCAAGTGGTAGTGTGCTTACAAAAGTTACTACCGGAACCGGAGTTGCACCTACAGAACAACATCCGTTTTGGAAATCAATTGCCGGAGAAACCTGGACGTATAAGGTCTCTGCGCCAAACGGGTTTGCAAATGGAGATTATGGTATGCCAACCGGTTATAATGTGTATACAAGAGCTTATGAAAAGATTGGAGGTAACTTGCTTCCACCTTCTACCACAACCTACACACATAATATGGTAACCGGTGGTGAGTGGACTTTGAATATACCTGACAAATCCTATGACGGTAAGGCTATTATATACGAATTGAGATTTGAAAATGTTGCTACTCTATGTGACTCTACTATCCTAATGGAGGTTCTTGTTGTAGATGATGGTACTCCTGATTTTCAAATCAATTCTACAACCTGCGAACACACTATTGTTGAAATCGAAAATCTTTCTACTGTGTCATCAGGTTACTTGTCTCATAAGTGGGATTTTGGAAATGGAGAAGTAAGTTCAAAAACTAACCCAACACCTATTTATAATACAGCGGGGACTTATCAAATTACATTAAGGACAAGGACTGTGCCTTTTGGTTTTGAAAAGACTATAACAAAATCTATCACTATAAACCCAACTCCAAACGCTACATTTGTTCATACAGATGCATGTTTCGGAAGTCCGATTACTCTTACCAATACATCTACAAATATAGTAGGAGTGCCCACAACCGAATGGGATTATGGAGATGGGCAAACAGGTGTTTCAACCAATGGAACGGCTATCTATAATAACCCCGGAAGATTTATTGTTACATTGACTGTTACATCAGATAAGGGGTGTATAGACATTTTTCAAAAAGGTGTTACTTCTTATGCAATACCTGTCCCCAACTTTGATTTCCCTGCACTGAAATGTATGGGTAACGGAGTCCAATTTGACAACAAAACAACAATTGCTTTCTCTAATTGGTCAAGTGTATGGAAATTTGGTGCCGGTGAAGGTTCTTCTACCGATAAGGATCCCCTATATAGTTTCAAAAATATTGGTAATGCCAATGTTAAATTGATTGCTAAATCCGAATTTGGTTGTACTGATTCAATTACTAAGTTGGTTAAAGTTGAACCATCTCCTATAATTAACATAACAAATTCTGACGCTTGTGTAGGGTTGCCAACTATTTTTAACAGCAACGTGGACGTACCCGGTGGGTTAACTGTGGATTATAAATGGAATATTGATTTTGTAAACTATACTGATGCCACTCCTTCCGTAATATTTAAATACGCTGATTACGAATCTGTCAACCTGACTGCCACTTTCTCAAATGGCTGTAAGTCCTCTGCTTCAATAAGAGTTCAGTCAGTGCACAAACCTAAATCTGATTTTATTGTGAAAGGGTCGGTATGTTCTGGTGAAATGATAGATATTTATAATACCACAGTAGTAAAATTCGGCACACCTAAATATACATGGATTATGGGAGATGGAAAGATATACAATAATGAACTTGCACCAAAGCATGTCTATTCTAATAATGCACCAAAGGACTATTCAATTACTTTGGTTTCAAAATCAATGCTTGGAACCTGCCCTGATTCGATTACCAAAACTATTTCAGCAGGAGTTACGCCCATTTGTGATTTTACCTCAAATCATAATTATACATTCGGATATAGAGGGTTTGATTTTAAAGCAATTTCACAATCAGGTGTGCAATACGCATGGGACTTTGGAGATGGATCTACCTCATCAGAACAGAGCCCAACTCACCAGTTTACTAGAGACGCTGTGTTTAATGTAAAATTAAAAATTACTTCTCCGGAAGGATGTAGTTGTGAAAAGATATTGGGACATAGCGTTGCAAATCTTGATGTGTCAGATGTATTGACAAATGCAGGTATCAATGTGTATCCAAATCCAACTACAGGTGTTATTAACTTTGCAAATTCCGGTTCATCTGTTTTGAGCTCAGTAACTGTTGTTAATGCTTTGGGTTCCGTTGTATTATCAAATACACTTAATTCATTGGAAAACGTGTTTACAGTTGACTTAACAGGACATGCTGCGGGTGTTTATTTGATTCAGATTAAAATGTTCGAAGGCAAGATTTATACTCAGAAAATTATTTTAGAGAAATAA